One Panicum virgatum strain AP13 chromosome 9K, P.virgatum_v5, whole genome shotgun sequence genomic region harbors:
- the LOC120652271 gene encoding probable serine/threonine-protein kinase PBL15: protein MPPRPWRPVLASATKCCAAEDAAVAPDGLARCRPQQSELSRRLASFRRLSSLANSPASGAAAGKGGGEAEAEAAAAGEMAGPLQLHSFGLGELRGVTHDFSASFLLGEGGFGAVYKGFVDAGMRPGLAAQPVAVKQLNAGGFQGHREWLAEVIFLGQFRHPHLVRLLGYCCEDEERLLVYEFMPRGSLENHLFRRISATLPWGTRIKVAIGAAKGLAFLHAASTPVIYRDFKASNILLDSDFTAKLSDFGLAKMGPEGEDTHVTTRVMGTHGYAAPEYVQTGHLNLKSDVYSFGVVLLELLTGRRAMEHVRGRSAHAEQQVKLVDWTRPYLSGGSRRLRCIMDQRLAGHYSVKGARAVAQLAVQCTAPQPRDRPRMAAVVEALERLQGLKDMAVSVGLWPAGAPVAGRNAISAKIRAEVKSAGVNAGSRRRSASSKLP, encoded by the exons atgccgCCGAGGCCGTGGCGACCGGTGCTGGCGTCGGCCACCAAGTGCTGCGcggcggaggacgcggcggtggcgcccgaCGGCCTGGCGCGCTGCCGCCCGCAGCAGTCGGAGCTCTCGCGCCGGCTGGCCTCCTTCCGGCGCCTCTCGTCGCTGGCCAACAGCCCGGcctcgggcgccgccgccggcaagggtggcggcgaggcggaggcggaggcggcggccgccggggagatGGCGGGCCCGCTGCAGCTGCACTCGTTCGGGCTGGGCGAGCTCCGCGGCGTCACGCACGACTTCTCCGCCAGCTTCCTGCTGGGCGAGGGCGGCTTCGGCGCCGTGTACAAGGGCTTCGTCGACGCCGGCATGCGCCCGGGCCTCGCCGCGCAGCCCGTCGCCGTGAAGCAGCTCAACGCCGGCGGGTTCCAGGGCCACCGCGAGTGGCTCGCCGAGGTCATCTTCCTGGGCCAGTTCCGGCACCCGCACCTCGTCAGGCTGCTGGGCTACTGCTGCGAGGACGAGGAGCGCCTGCTCGTCTACGAGTTCATGCCGCGCGGCAGCCTCGAGAACCACCTCTTCAGGA GGATCTCGGCGACGCTGCCGTGGGGCACCCGGATCAAGGTGGCCATCGGCGCCGCCAAGGGGCTCGCCTTCCTCCACGCCGCTAGCACGCCCGTCATCTACCGGGACTTCAAGGCCTCCAACATCCTGCTCGACTCG GACTTCACGGCGAAGCTGTCCGACTTCGGGCTCGCCAAGATGGGCCCCGAGGGCGAGGACACGCACGTGACGACGCGCGTGATGGGCACCCACGGCTACGCGGCGCCGGAGTACGTGCAGACGGGCCACCTCAACTTGAAGAGCGACGTCTACAGCTTCGGCGTCGTGCTCCTGGAGCTCCTCAcgggccgccgcgccatggagcACGTCCGCGGCCGGAGCGCGCACGCCGAGCAGCAGGTCAAGCTCGTCGACTGGACCCGCCCTTACCTCAGCGGCGGCAGCCGCCGGCTGCGCTGCATCATGGACCAGCGCCTGGCGGGGCACTACTCCGTCAAGGGCGCGCGCGCCGTGGCGCAGCTCGCGGTGCAGtgcacggcgccgcagccgcggGACCGGCCGCGCATGGCAGCCGTCGTGGAGGCGCTCGAGCGGCTGCAGGGGCTCAAGGACATGGCCGTCAGCGTCGGGCTCTGGCCCGCCGGCGCGCCCGTCGCCGGGAGGAACGCCATCTCCGCCAAGATCCGCGCCGAGGTCAAGAGCGCCGGCGTCAACGCCGGCTCGCGCCGGAGGAGCGCCTCCTCCAAGCTGCCATGA
- the LOC120652272 gene encoding DEAD-box ATP-dependent RNA helicase 10-like: MAKEDLAAEAGEKQEPTPRLASTFAELGICKELVEACDLMGWKEPTRIQAESIPHALQGKDLIALAQTGSGKTGAFALPILQELLENRDVQHPFFACVLSPTRELAIQIAEQFEALGAAIGLRCLVLVGGVDRMQQVLAIGKRPHIVVGTPGRLLDHLTDTKGFSLKKIKYLVLDEADKLLNVEFEKALDDILKEIPKDRRTFLFSATMTKKVNKLQRACLRNPAKVEAASKYSTVDSLKQEFYFVPADYKDCYLLHVLNERRESMIMIFVRTCESTRLLALMLRNLGLKAMSISGQMSQDKRLGALNRFKAKDCNILICTDVASRGLDIQGVDMVINYDIPMNSKDYIHRVGRTARAGRSGYAVSLVNQYEAQWFVLIEQLLGKKIDQCKVDPDEIMILKEPISDAKRIALTKMKDSGGRKKRRKVGDDDDEVEDHAHSKRSKPFKKSNRR; encoded by the exons ATGGCGAAGGAGGATCTGGCCGCGGAGGCCGGCGAGAAGCAGGAGCCGACGCCGCGCCTGGCGTCGACGTTCGCGGAGCTGGGCATCTGCAAGGAGCTGGTGGAGGCGTGCGACCTCATGGGGTGGAAGGAGCCCACCAGGATCCAGGCCGAGTCCATCCCCCACGCCCTCCAAG GGAAGGACCTCATCGCGCTGGCGCAGACGGGGTCGGGGAAGACGGGCGCGTTCGCGCTGCCCATTCTGCAGGAGCTGCTCGAGAACCGCGACGTGCAGCATCCTTTCTTCGCCTGCGTGCTGTCCCCAACGAG GGAGCTGGCGATTCAGATTGCGGAGCAGTTTGAGGCGCTCGGAGCAGCAATCGGTTTGCGATGCTTAGTG CTTGTTGGTGGAGTGGATCGGATGCAGCAGGTGTTAGCCATTGGAAAACGTCCTCATATTGTT GTTGGAACTCCTGGGCGTCTTTTGGATCATTTGACAGATACTAAAGGTTTTAGCCTTAAGAAAATCAAGTATTTG GTATTGGATGAAGCTGATAAATTACTTAATGTGGAGTTTGAGAAAGCCCTTGATGACATTCTAAAAGAGATACCTAAAGACAGGAGAACTTTCCTCTTTTCAGCGACCATGACCAAAAAG GTAAATAAACTGCAACGGGCTTGTCTCAGGAATCCTGCTAAG GTTGAAGCGGCCTCAAAATATTCTACAGTAGATTCACTTAAACAAGAATTCTATTTCGTTCCTGCAGATTACAAG GATTGTTATCTTCTTCATGTTCTGAATGAGAGGCGAGAGAGCATGATCATGATCTTTGTGCGCACCTGTGAATCTACTAGGCTCCTTGCTCTCATGCTAAGGAATCTTGGTTTGAAAGCTATGTCTATCAGTGGCCAAATGAGTCAG GATAAGAGGTTGGGTGCTTTAAACAGGTTCAAAGCGAAAGATTGCAATATCCTTATTTGCACTGACGTGGCAAGTCGTGGTCTTGACATTCAAGGAGTCGATATGGTCATCAACTATGATATTCCAATGAATTCTAAG GATTATATTCATCGGGTGGGTAGGACTGCACGTGCAGGGAGATCAGGCTATGCTGTATCTTTGGTGAATCAATATGAAGCCCAATGGTTTGTGCTGATTGAGCAGCTACTTG GCAAGAAAATTGACCAGTGTAAGGTGGACCCAGATGAAATCATGATACTTAAAGAGCCCATATCAGATGCAAAGAGAATTGCTCTAACG AAAATGAAGGATTCCGGTGGCCGCAAGAAGCGGAGAAAGGTGGGAGATGACGATGACGAGGTAGAAGACCATGCTCATTCTAAAAGATCAAAACCCTTCAAGAAATCTAACAGACGATGA
- the LOC120652274 gene encoding nodulation protein H-like, protein MLLQERMSVYSLKGSKGPVFPLRSILVFFIALFGFYVCYFSFNQLAFETEEKLTSEEEQTKHICRKPAVPHEQGRYLHFPKPTTYDRGECACTPVRFFVIVSMQRSGSGWFETLLNSHPNVSSNGEIFSVRDRRENISTILGTLDKLYSMDWLTSAAKNECTAAFGLKWMLNQGLMEHHHDIVDYLNSKGAIVILLFRRNTLRRLISVLANNYDRRTKQLNGIHKSHVHSKEEAEILATFKPKMDVSTLIPSIRNAEHSMRTCLGHFRKTHHMILYYEDVIRDKNALSRVQEFLGVPVTKLSSQHVKIHTRPLPDLVENWEDVSEMLNGTKYTQFLDDADYVK, encoded by the exons ATGCTATTGCAAGAGAGAATG AGTGTTTACTCGTTAAAAGGTTCTAAAGGTCCAGTGTTTCCTCTACGATCAATCCTCGTCTTCTTCATTGCATTATTCGGCTTCTATGTCTGCTACTTCTCCTTTAATCAGTTAGCTTTCGAAACTGAAGAAAAACTGACCAGCGAAGAAGaacaaacaaaacatatttGCAGAAAACCTGCAGTTCCACATGAGCAGGGGCGATATTTGCACTTCCCAAAACCTACGACTTATGACAG AGGCGAATGTGCTTGTACCCCGGTCCGTTTCTTTGTCATCGTGTCTATGCAAAGATCAGGAAGTGGGTGGTTTGAGACTTTGCTGAACAGCCACCCTAATGTCAGCTCAAATGGTGAAATCTTCTCTGTGAGAGATAGAAGAGAAAACATCTCGACTATTTTGGGGACTCTTGATAAATTGTATAGCATGGACTGGCTCACTAGTGCAGCAAAAAATGAATGCACAGCAGCATTTGGATTGAAGTGGATGCTAAATCAG GGACTCATGGAGCACCATCATGACATTGTTGATTATTTAAATAGCAAAGGGGCTATAGTGATACTTCTCTTCAGGAGGAATACATTACGGAGGCTTATCTCTGTGTTGGCTAACAACTATGATAGAAGAACAAAGCAGTTGAATGGCATCCATAAATCACACGTTCACTCAAAAGAGGAG GCTGAGATACTCGCAACATTCAAGCCAAAGATGGACGTGTCAACTCTGATCCCAAGCATCAGAAACGCTGAACATTCCATGAGAACTTGCTTGGGCCATTTCCGAAAAACGCACCACATGATCCTCTATTACGAGGATGTGATCCGCGACAAAAAT GCACTGTCCCGAGTGCAGGAATTCCTCGGAGTTCCGGTGACCAAACTGTCCAGCCAGCATGTGAAGATCCACACCAGGCCCCTCCCTGACCTCGTCGAGAACTGGGAGGATGTGAGCGAGATGCTGAACGGGACGAAGTATACTCAGTTTCTTGACGACGCAGATTATGTCAAGTGA